The Ciconia boyciana chromosome 22, ASM3463844v1, whole genome shotgun sequence genome has a window encoding:
- the METTL2A gene encoding tRNA N(3)-cytidine methyltransferase METTL2A, with the protein MAAPREAPERRPFGRRFLTDPARLFQHNAWDNVEWSEEQEASARSKVQENSSQLLPQDKQEEYEVNAKRYWDDFYKIHENGFFKDRHWLFTEFPELAPNRNPSQNGDSVHEFSNKEESKNEGLGSCENGHCSLETREENQLNLIKSTPKICTEELATQKYSELTQSDGDYPGSSASYRILEVGCGAGNTVFPILQTNNDPGLFVYCCDFSTTAVDLVQNNAEYDSSRCFAFVHDLCNDQSPFPMPDESLDVVILIFVLSAILPEKMQCIVNRLSRLLKPGGMILLRDYGRYDLAQLRFKKGQCLSDNFYVRGDGTRVYFFTQDELDDLFTTAGLEKIQNLVDRRLQVNRGKQMTMYRVWIQCKYRKPAAPQL; encoded by the exons TG GGATAATGTGGAGTGGTCAGAAGAGCAGGAAGCCAGTGCCAGGAGTAAAGTTCAAGAGAACAGCTCACAGCTATTGCCACAAGATAAACAAG AGGAATATGAGGTGAATGCTAAGAGGTACTGGGATGACTTTTATAAAATCCACGAAAATGGCTTCTTCAAGGACAGGCACTGGCTGTTCACTGAATTTCCTGAGCTGGCACCTAACAGGAACCCAAGTCAAAATGGGGATTCTGTGCATGAATTTAGCAACAAAGAAGAATCCAAAAATGAAGGGCTGGGAAGCTGTGAAAATGGACATTGTTCATTGGAAACCAGGGAAGAGAATCAGTTAAACCTGATAAAAAGCACACCTAAGATCTGCACAGAGGAATTGGCTACACAGAAGTATAGTGAGCTGACTCAAAGTGATGGAGATTACCCAGGATCATCTGCATCTTACCGTATATTAGAG GTTGGCTGTGGTGCTGGAAATACAGTCTTCCCAATTTTACAAACCAACAA CGACCCAGGCCTTTTTGTttattgctgtgatttttctaCAACAGCTGTGGATCTTGTCCAG AACAATGCAGAATACGATTCTTCTCgctgctttgcatttgtccATGACCTGTGCAATGACCAAAGTCCTTTCCCAATGCCAGATGAGAGCCTTGACGTTGTTATTCTTATCTTTGTCCTCTCGGCGATTCTCCCAGAGAA GATGCAATGCATTGTTAACAGACTGAGTCGCCTTCTCAAACCAGGAGGAATGATTTTGTTACGAGATTATGGCCGTTACGATCTGGCCCAGCTTCGGTTTaagaaag GTCAATGTCTGTCTGATAACTTCTATGTGAGAGGTGATGGCACCAGAGTCTACTTCTTCACACAAG ATGAATTAGACGATCTCTTCACAACAGCTGGGCTGGAGAAAATCCAGAATCTGGTTGATCGGCGTTTGCAAGTGAACCGTGGGAAACAAATGACGATGTATCGAGTATGGATCCAGTGCAAATACCGCAAGCCTGCTGCTCCTCAACTGTGA